A window of Lacibacter sediminis contains these coding sequences:
- a CDS encoding thioredoxin domain-containing protein, translating to MQRLLWFIVFIVALNTVCAQQKIPPFRMALSDGNLFHASSLPMGKPVIVIYFSPECDHCQVLMKEWFKRSGDFRKASVAMITFLPLANVALFEKEFKTKQHSNIITGTEGTGFFVRNYYKVMDMPFVALHDKNGNLVSTYSKDIPLNTLAAKLRQLK from the coding sequence ATGCAAAGATTATTATGGTTTATAGTGTTTATTGTTGCGTTGAATACAGTTTGTGCACAGCAAAAAATTCCGCCTTTCCGCATGGCACTTTCAGATGGCAACCTGTTTCATGCAAGTAGCCTGCCGATGGGTAAACCTGTTATTGTTATTTATTTCTCACCGGAATGCGATCATTGCCAGGTTTTGATGAAAGAATGGTTTAAACGTTCAGGAGATTTCAGGAAAGCGTCGGTTGCGATGATCACTTTTTTACCTCTTGCCAATGTTGCTTTATTTGAAAAAGAATTTAAAACAAAACAGCACTCCAATATTATTACAGGTACCGAAGGCACAGGTTTTTTTGTGAGGAATTATTATAAAGTTATGGATATGCCTTTTGTTGCTTTGCACGATAAGAATGGAAACTTAGTGAGTACTTACTCAAAAGATATTCCTTTGAATACATTGGCAGCTAAATTGCGCCAACTTAAATAA
- a CDS encoding DUF3467 domain-containing protein — protein sequence MDQQQNANPNQLNIEITEEVAEGSYANLAIITHSHAEFVIDFVNVMPGTPKSKVKSRIIFTPQHAKRFMKALTENIQRFEAANGSIRDLEEMQIPLSFGGPTAQA from the coding sequence ATGGATCAGCAGCAAAATGCAAACCCCAATCAGCTAAACATTGAGATCACAGAAGAAGTAGCGGAAGGTTCTTATGCCAATCTCGCCATCATTACACACAGTCATGCAGAATTTGTGATCGACTTTGTAAACGTAATGCCCGGCACGCCCAAGAGCAAAGTAAAATCAAGGATCATTTTTACACCGCAACATGCCAAGCGTTTTATGAAAGCGCTTACTGAAAATATCCAACGTTTTGAAGCTGCAAACGGATCAATCCGTGACTTGGAGGAAATGCAGATACCGTTGAGTTTTGGTGGGCCAACTGCACAAGCGTAA
- a CDS encoding RagB/SusD family nutrient uptake outer membrane protein, translating into MKHKFLIGLAAILLFGACKKQLDYTPTGVLSSTDLTTAEAAEGLVTAAYAAIGNGDMIGPIYSNWVYGSVRSDDAYKGGGGTGDVGEIDALEHYNLVTPSMGAFVSRTWQNLFKSISRANAAMRAVNALPDASFPQKKTRLAELKFLRGHSYFTMKLLYKNIPIFDETATEADILKTKNDLSNEDSWNKIAADFQYAIDNLPPTQTQIARANKHAAQAYLAKLRLFQAYVQNATHQVTSINTTRLQEVVSLTEAVITSGKYSLSADIADNFLPETENGPESVFAIQFTINDGTTSGRLNYEDGLNYPHGAPQYGCCGFHAGSQNLVNAHTTDVNGLPNFSTFNNSNADLSTASVDVRLDHTVGIDGHVYKYDNTKPFSNSWVRDPGVYGNFHTMRNQQLASSSSYFKNGPFMGVAKNYDIIRYDDVLLMQAEAYIELGQPDKALPIINSIRNRAAASTGRLKKANGMFASIYNVKPYPAIGWTQAYARQALQWERRLEFATEGHRFFDLVRWGIAAQVLNQYIAVEKTRRPFLATALFTAGRDEYLPIPQSEITFTNGLYKQNPGYN; encoded by the coding sequence ATGAAACATAAATTTTTAATTGGTTTAGCAGCTATACTCTTATTCGGTGCCTGCAAAAAACAATTGGATTATACGCCAACAGGTGTATTGTCTTCAACCGATCTTACAACAGCAGAAGCTGCTGAAGGCCTGGTAACAGCAGCGTATGCTGCCATTGGCAACGGCGATATGATCGGACCTATTTACAGTAATTGGGTTTATGGAAGTGTACGATCAGATGATGCTTATAAAGGCGGTGGTGGTACCGGTGATGTTGGTGAAATTGACGCACTTGAACATTACAACCTTGTTACACCATCAATGGGTGCATTTGTATCACGTACATGGCAGAACTTGTTTAAATCAATTTCAAGAGCCAATGCAGCAATGAGGGCAGTTAATGCACTTCCGGATGCTTCGTTTCCTCAAAAGAAAACAAGATTGGCCGAGCTGAAATTTTTAAGAGGACACAGCTACTTTACAATGAAACTATTGTACAAGAACATTCCGATTTTCGATGAAACTGCAACGGAGGCCGACATCCTGAAAACAAAAAACGATTTAAGCAATGAAGACTCGTGGAATAAAATTGCCGCCGATTTTCAATATGCAATCGATAATCTTCCTCCAACGCAAACACAAATTGCAAGGGCTAATAAACATGCAGCCCAGGCATACCTTGCAAAGTTGCGTTTGTTCCAGGCATATGTACAGAATGCAACACACCAGGTAACTTCTATCAATACAACAAGATTGCAGGAAGTAGTAAGCTTAACAGAAGCAGTTATTACATCGGGCAAGTATAGTTTAAGTGCTGATATTGCTGATAATTTTTTACCCGAAACCGAAAACGGACCTGAATCAGTTTTTGCAATTCAGTTTACGATCAATGATGGTACCACTTCAGGCAGGCTTAATTATGAAGATGGATTAAATTATCCGCATGGTGCTCCGCAATATGGTTGCTGTGGTTTTCATGCAGGAAGCCAGAATCTTGTAAATGCACATACAACTGATGTAAATGGATTGCCTAACTTTTCAACCTTTAACAACAGCAATGCTGATTTAAGTACTGCGTCTGTAGATGTTCGTTTAGATCACACCGTTGGTATTGACGGGCACGTGTATAAATATGATAATACAAAACCGTTCAGCAATAGTTGGGTTCGTGATCCCGGTGTCTATGGAAATTTTCATACCATGCGTAATCAGCAATTGGCGAGCAGCTCTTCTTATTTCAAAAACGGCCCGTTCATGGGTGTTGCAAAAAACTACGACATCATCCGGTATGATGATGTGTTGCTGATGCAGGCTGAAGCGTATATTGAATTGGGACAACCGGATAAAGCCTTACCGATTATCAACAGCATCCGTAACCGGGCAGCAGCAAGTACCGGCCGTTTGAAAAAAGCAAATGGGATGTTTGCATCGATCTACAATGTGAAACCATATCCTGCAATTGGCTGGACACAGGCTTATGCACGCCAGGCTTTACAATGGGAACGTCGTTTGGAATTTGCTACTGAAGGGCATCGCTTTTTTGATTTGGTAAGATGGGGTATTGCAGCGCAGGTATTAAATCAATACATCGCAGTGGAAAAAACAAGACGGCCGTTTTTAGCAACAGCGTTGTTTACAGCCGGACGTGATGAATATTTACCTATACCACAATCGGAGATTACATTTACCAATGGGTTGTATAAACAGAACCCGGGTTATAATTAA
- a CDS encoding glycoside hydrolase family 32 protein has protein sequence MKKNIFLLCFCFYLLPAKSQHKVAEPHRPQFHFSPKEKWMNDPNGMVYHKGVYHLFYQYYPESTVWGPMHWGHATSKDMLQWEHQPVALYPDSLGYIFSGSAVIDVNNTAGFGKAAMVAIFTHHNPKGEEAKRNDFQNQSIAYSLDDGKTWTKYAGNPVIKNPGIVDFRDPKVMWFEKENKWVMTLATKDRITFYSSPDLKNWRKESEFGETLGAHGGVWECPDLFPLTLNGKKVWVLLISINPGGPNGGSATQYFTGDFDGKTFTPFETETKWMDYGTDNYAGVTFSNTGNRRILMGWMSNWQYAQVVPTKNWRSAMTIPRELNLKEVNKKIFLASKPVKEFDKMLVKSTSASNINIKNSYNLTSKLGAASSLFQVCLNDITANDFSIVLSNNKGEELLIGYDKAANQYFIDRSKSGIIDFEPGFAKKHVAPRISTNKNISLKIIADVSSVELLADDGLTVMTDVFFPAVPFTSISIRSVKGVLVKNIQYTQLRSTVK, from the coding sequence ATGAAAAAGAATATTTTCCTGCTATGCTTCTGTTTCTATCTGCTTCCTGCAAAAAGCCAACATAAAGTAGCAGAGCCACATCGTCCCCAATTTCATTTTTCACCAAAGGAAAAATGGATGAACGATCCCAACGGCATGGTTTACCACAAAGGCGTTTATCATTTGTTTTATCAGTACTATCCTGAGAGCACAGTATGGGGCCCTATGCACTGGGGGCATGCAACCAGTAAGGATATGTTACAATGGGAGCACCAACCTGTTGCATTATATCCCGACAGTTTAGGTTATATTTTTTCGGGAAGTGCAGTTATTGACGTGAATAATACGGCAGGTTTTGGTAAGGCTGCGATGGTTGCCATCTTTACTCATCACAACCCGAAAGGTGAAGAGGCAAAACGAAACGATTTTCAAAATCAAAGCATTGCCTATTCGCTGGATGATGGTAAAACATGGACGAAATATGCAGGCAATCCTGTAATAAAAAACCCCGGTATTGTTGATTTTCGTGATCCTAAAGTGATGTGGTTTGAAAAAGAAAACAAGTGGGTGATGACTTTGGCAACAAAAGACAGAATTACTTTTTATTCTTCACCTGATCTTAAAAACTGGCGCAAAGAAAGTGAGTTTGGTGAAACATTGGGTGCACATGGCGGCGTATGGGAATGTCCTGATTTATTTCCGCTGACGTTAAATGGCAAAAAAGTTTGGGTATTGTTAATAAGCATTAATCCCGGCGGTCCAAATGGCGGCTCAGCCACACAATATTTTACAGGTGATTTCGATGGAAAAACGTTTACGCCTTTTGAAACAGAAACAAAGTGGATGGACTATGGCACCGATAACTATGCCGGCGTTACCTTTTCAAATACAGGAAACAGAAGAATATTAATGGGCTGGATGAGCAACTGGCAATACGCACAGGTGGTGCCGACCAAAAACTGGCGTAGTGCTATGACCATTCCACGAGAACTTAATTTGAAAGAAGTAAATAAGAAAATTTTTCTTGCATCAAAACCAGTGAAAGAATTTGATAAGATGCTTGTAAAATCAACGTCGGCATCAAACATCAACATAAAGAACAGTTATAATCTAACTTCAAAACTGGGTGCTGCAAGTAGTCTTTTTCAAGTCTGTTTAAATGATATTACGGCAAATGATTTTTCCATTGTATTATCAAATAATAAAGGTGAAGAACTGTTGATTGGTTATGACAAAGCCGCCAATCAATACTTTATTGACCGAAGTAAGTCGGGTATTATTGATTTTGAACCAGGTTTTGCAAAGAAGCATGTTGCACCCAGAATATCAACCAATAAAAACATCAGCTTAAAAATAATAGCAGATGTTTCGTCAGTTGAATTGCTGGCAGATGATGGATTAACAGTGATGACAGATGTTTTTTTTCCTGCTGTACCTTTTACTTCTATTAGCATCCGTTCCGTTAAGGGAGTGCTAGTGAAGAACATTCAATACACACAGTTGAGATCAACAGTGAAATAG
- a CDS encoding SusC/RagA family TonB-linked outer membrane protein, whose amino-acid sequence MRKLFFLLPFFLSAICSFAQVKTITGIVTAKADKAPLSGVSVQSKNATTVTDASGKFSITASAGDDITFSYVGMKPVTIKLSTGDATLAVEMEPAVKEGDVIVITGYTSQRKKDVTGAVAVVDLSAVKNNSSGNPMQALQGRVAGLYIERGSGSPNGSNAKILIRGANTLGNTDPLYIIDGVPTTRPEVFQNIDPATIASMQVLKDASAASIYGSRASNGVIIITTKNGGNTEGKVNFQFNTSAAAQSEKSVRFKMLNAVDRGRALWQASVNDGVKPEDAYGEIYNFDWNNNLSNPVLNSVTVKPFVGGDPNTPAGNTDWQDVMYKTGLAISNSLTASVGNRNSSVEFNFGHYKNTGMLRYTGYERLNGSINAITKAYNQRLIVGVNLRVANSNETLTSRDIGGALTTALAVFQAPTIPVYQKDGVTFAGASGGGYSDRNNPLHMQYLSRWDNANRLTAFGNVFVEIQPIKNLVFRTSVGTDYATYLSKVILPTFTEGAFNRTTNSVTFDQNKLVSTTLSNTLRYNWDINRKHNLKFLAGTEYIKTDLNFQNTRKEGFAVQTEEYFTISAGTGNSSVFGGSTGNRLFSLFGRVDYNFSDKYLAALTIRRDGSSRFGEDNRYGLFPAASFGWRIDREGFMENNTLFSELKLRLGVGRVGNQQIGDISRFGIFEARYGTALSQLVGGFWEQYMNIGTAYSLTGANTGTLPSGFVQTQAANTGLKWETTDELNAGLDFAFLKNKIFGSFDYFSRNTTGILITPPVASALGEGQSKPVNGASKTNKGWEFVIGYRAQKTGDFNYNVQLNFAHFRDKITELPEVVRPAYAGNLVSTIIGHSQFDIFGYKTNGLFQSQAEVNAAPTQIGAGPGRIRYVDINKDNVINDLDRTWIGTTLPDLEYGVRIDANYKKFDFSVFGSGVAGRSGFDVYTLFNNLMRSRENVGAGVFNGWTPQNTNTNVPALTLKDNNNETRTSDYFMVSTSFFKVRNIQVGYSVKPKSVFSGLRFYLMAENVFWLKSKKYLSPDPERIDFNPIPIPKTYTFGINASF is encoded by the coding sequence ATGAGAAAGTTGTTTTTTCTATTGCCATTTTTTCTATCTGCCATTTGCTCGTTTGCGCAGGTGAAAACAATTACGGGCATTGTTACTGCTAAAGCAGATAAAGCCCCACTTTCGGGTGTTTCGGTACAGTCAAAAAATGCAACAACTGTTACCGATGCTTCAGGAAAATTTTCTATCACTGCATCTGCAGGTGATGACATAACATTTAGTTATGTTGGAATGAAACCCGTAACCATTAAATTAAGTACCGGAGACGCAACACTGGCTGTTGAAATGGAACCGGCAGTAAAAGAAGGTGATGTAATTGTTATTACAGGTTATACCTCCCAACGTAAAAAAGATGTAACAGGAGCTGTAGCGGTGGTTGATTTATCAGCCGTTAAAAACAATTCTTCCGGTAACCCAATGCAGGCGCTGCAAGGCCGTGTAGCAGGTTTGTATATTGAACGAGGAAGCGGTTCACCAAATGGAAGCAACGCAAAAATTTTAATTCGTGGCGCAAATACATTGGGTAACACCGATCCATTATATATCATTGATGGTGTGCCTACTACCAGGCCCGAAGTATTTCAGAATATAGATCCAGCCACTATCGCTTCCATGCAGGTATTGAAAGATGCATCTGCTGCATCTATTTATGGTTCACGTGCCTCCAATGGTGTTATCATCATTACAACAAAAAATGGTGGCAACACAGAAGGGAAAGTAAACTTTCAGTTTAATACAAGTGCAGCAGCACAGTCAGAAAAATCTGTGCGTTTTAAAATGTTAAACGCAGTTGATAGGGGTAGGGCTTTGTGGCAGGCTTCAGTAAACGATGGCGTAAAACCTGAAGATGCTTATGGAGAGATTTACAATTTTGACTGGAATAATAATTTGAGTAACCCGGTTTTAAATTCTGTTACTGTAAAACCTTTTGTTGGCGGTGATCCTAATACACCGGCTGGCAATACCGATTGGCAGGATGTAATGTATAAAACGGGCCTTGCTATAAGTAATAGTCTTACAGCATCTGTAGGCAACCGTAATTCATCTGTTGAATTTAATTTCGGACATTACAAAAATACCGGCATGTTACGGTATACAGGTTATGAGCGCTTAAACGGCAGCATCAATGCTATTACCAAGGCATACAATCAACGGCTCATCGTAGGAGTGAATCTGCGTGTTGCAAATTCAAATGAAACACTTACTTCAAGAGATATTGGTGGTGCTCTAACAACTGCATTGGCCGTTTTCCAGGCACCAACAATTCCTGTTTACCAAAAAGATGGGGTAACGTTCGCCGGTGCATCCGGCGGTGGTTACTCCGACAGGAACAATCCCTTGCACATGCAGTATCTGTCGAGGTGGGATAACGCCAACCGCTTAACAGCATTTGGAAATGTGTTTGTTGAAATACAACCTATCAAAAATCTCGTGTTCAGAACCAGTGTTGGTACCGATTATGCTACATATTTAAGCAAAGTCATTTTGCCAACGTTTACTGAAGGTGCTTTTAACCGAACAACTAACAGCGTCACCTTCGATCAAAATAAATTAGTAAGCACTACACTTTCCAATACGCTTCGTTACAACTGGGATATAAACAGGAAGCATAATCTTAAGTTCTTAGCGGGTACAGAATACATCAAAACAGATCTTAACTTTCAAAATACACGCAAGGAAGGCTTTGCTGTGCAAACGGAAGAATATTTTACCATTAGTGCAGGCACAGGAAACTCCAGCGTTTTTGGTGGCTCAACAGGTAACAGGTTGTTCTCTTTATTTGGCCGTGTTGATTATAATTTTTCCGATAAATATTTAGCGGCTTTAACAATTCGTCGTGATGGCTCTTCACGTTTTGGTGAAGACAATCGTTATGGTCTTTTCCCTGCTGCTTCTTTTGGATGGAGAATTGACAGAGAAGGCTTCATGGAAAATAACACGCTGTTCTCTGAGTTAAAATTACGCTTAGGTGTTGGCCGTGTTGGTAACCAGCAAATCGGGGATATCAGTCGTTTCGGAATATTTGAAGCAAGATACGGAACAGCGTTATCGCAATTGGTTGGCGGCTTTTGGGAACAGTATATGAATATCGGAACAGCTTATTCATTAACCGGTGCAAACACAGGTACACTTCCATCCGGCTTTGTACAAACACAGGCTGCTAATACAGGGTTAAAGTGGGAGACTACAGATGAGTTGAATGCAGGATTAGATTTTGCGTTTCTTAAAAACAAAATTTTCGGTTCGTTCGATTATTTTTCGAGAAACACAACAGGCATATTAATTACACCACCGGTAGCTTCAGCTTTAGGCGAAGGTCAGTCGAAGCCCGTAAATGGTGCATCTAAAACTAATAAAGGCTGGGAGTTTGTTATCGGCTACCGTGCACAAAAAACCGGAGATTTCAATTACAACGTACAACTCAACTTTGCACATTTCAGAGATAAAATAACAGAGCTGCCCGAAGTTGTTCGCCCGGCATATGCAGGTAATCTGGTGAGTACAATTATTGGTCATTCACAGTTTGATATTTTCGGCTATAAAACCAATGGTCTCTTTCAATCACAGGCAGAAGTGAATGCAGCACCTACACAAATTGGTGCCGGTCCCGGAAGAATACGATATGTAGATATTAATAAAGACAATGTAATTAACGATCTCGACAGAACATGGATTGGAACAACTCTGCCCGATCTTGAATATGGTGTTAGAATTGATGCCAATTATAAAAAATTCGATTTCTCCGTTTTTGGTTCCGGTGTTGCAGGCAGGTCTGGATTTGATGTGTATACACTGTTTAATAATCTCATGCGTAGTAGAGAAAATGTTGGAGCCGGTGTTTTTAATGGCTGGACTCCACAAAACACAAATACAAATGTTCCGGCGCTTACTTTAAAGGATAACAATAACGAAACACGTACATCCGATTATTTTATGGTAAGTACTTCCTTTTTTAAAGTGAGAAACATACAGGTAGGGTACAGTGTAAAACCAAAATCTGTTTTTTCAGGTCTGCGTTTTTACCTGATGGCCGAAAATGTTTTCTGGTTGAAAAGCAAAAAGTATTTAAGTCCTGATCCGGAACGTATCGACTTTAATCCAATACCTATTCCAAAAACATACACGTTTGGTATTAACGCCTCTTTTTAA